Proteins co-encoded in one Nicotiana sylvestris chromosome 7, ASM39365v2, whole genome shotgun sequence genomic window:
- the LOC138873282 gene encoding uncharacterized protein — MSLLPFTPQKEEQLQIDSRMPAVFEIFEKAFIDSFINIKIRRRRIIVDLLSGLEDRGRLSKWAVKMSEFDIEYKLRTPIKSQVLADFVADFSSGLLPLATKEAVMVSKSTSGVWTLFMDGASNVKGLGLGVVLITPSGKTLRQAIKIVPLTNNEAKYEALIAGLELARGIDSKVIEIKCDSQLVVNQVYGIFEAKEECKQQYVVKVQSLLARFREYSITHVLREENAEADTLANRGSSTEMKGSNSGTVMQLMHLVLDTDGYYEVNGTNLVWD; from the exons ATGTCATTACTTCCTTTCACtcctcaaaaagaagaacaacttcaaATAGACTCTAGAATGCCAGCAGTCTTTGAAATATTTGAAAAGGCATTTATCGATTCCTTCATTAATATCAAAATCAGAAGAAGGCGAATAATTGTTGATTTACTTAGTGGTCTAGAAGATAGGG GTAGGTTGTCCAAGTGGGCAGTCAAAATGAGTGAATTTGATATAGagtataaacttaggaccccgattaagtcacaagttttggccgACTTTGTGGCTGATTTCAGTTCGGGACTGTTACCTTTGGCTACCAAAGAAGCTGTGATGGTGTCAAAATCGACATCAGGAGTTTGGACTCTGTTCATGGATGGAGCTTCCAATGTGAAAGGGTTAGGGCTCGGCGTAGTTCTAATCACGCCCTCGGGGAAAACCCTAAGGCAGGCCATAAAAATTGTTCctctgactaacaatgaagcaaagTATGAAGCTTTGATTGCAGGACTCGAGCTGGCTAGGGGAATAGACTCCAAGGTGATAGAAATCAAATGTGATTCCCAATTAGTAGTAAATCAGGTCTACGGGATCTTCGAAGCAAAAGAGGAATGCAAGCAACAATATGTAGTGAAAGTTCAGTCTTTGCTCGCACGGTTCAGGGAATATTCAATTACCCATGTCCTGAGAGAAGAAAACGCGGAGGCAGACACACTAGCCAATCGGGGATCATCCACAGAAATGAAGGGATCAAACTCCGGCACGGTCATGCAGCTTATGCATTTGGTATTAGACACTGACGGCTATTACGAAGTAAACGGGACCAATTTGGTCTGGGACTAG
- the LOC104236043 gene encoding uncharacterized protein — MLEGKAVIGDTDMLATMQRDALDLAAKALDFFDVTEATEIARYLKKEFDTMYGPGWQCIVGTDFGSFVTHCYGCFIHFYIGSLAILLFKGSAALEDAKAEAEADRFSALQEIA; from the exons ATGCTGGAAGGCAAAGCAGTAATTGGAGACACAGACATGCTGGCAACCATGCAACGAGATGCCTTAGATTTAGCTGCAAAAGCTCTTGATTTTTTTGATGTCACTGAGGCCACTGAAATTGCCCGCTACCTTAAAAAG GAATTTGATACGATGTATGGACCGGGTTGGCAATGCATAGTAGGGACTGACTTTGGTTCATTTGTAACTCATTGCTATGGCTGTTTCATCCATTTTTACATTGGCAGCCTTGCCATTTTGCTCTTCAAAGGCTCAGCTGCTCTGGAGGACGCCAAAGCTGAGGCTGAGGCTGACCGATTTTCCGCTCTGCAGGAAATAGCGTGA